The Lemur catta isolate mLemCat1 chromosome X, mLemCat1.pri, whole genome shotgun sequence genome has a window encoding:
- the SLC25A53 gene encoding solute carrier family 25 member 53, producing the protein MGEKSHSSGKEIQHGMRAEAPGKKSWHPQAYALGAISNFMSTFLTFPIYKVVFRQQIHAVAMSEAVRQLWHEGPQYFYRGIYPPLLSKTLQGTLLFGTYDSLLSSLSPVGPHSLGHRWAAGLMSGVVEAVALSPLERVQNVLQDGRKQARFPSTFSILKEFNSYGLWGRLSLGYYRGFWPVLVRNSLGSALYFSFKDPIQEGLAEQGLPHWVPALVSGSVNGTITCLVLYPLIVLVANMQSHIGWQSMPSLWASAQNVWDTRGRKLLLIYRGGSLVILRSSVTWGLTTAIHDFLQRKSHSRKELKID; encoded by the coding sequence ATGGGGGAGAAGAGCCACTCTTCCGGAAAGGAGATTCAGCACGGGATGCGAGCAGAGGCGCCAGGAAAAAAAAGCTGGCACCCCCAGGCCTACGCCCTTGGGGCCATTTCCAACTTCATGTCTACTTTTCTGACCTTTCCCATCTATAAGGTGGTGTTCCGGCAACAGATCCATGCTGTGGCGATGTCAGAGGCTGTGAGACAACTGTGGCATGAAGGTCCTCAGTACTTCTACCGCGGAATCTACCCCCCTCTTCTCTCCAAGACATTGCAAGGGACTCTACTGTTTGGGACTTACGATAGCCTGCTGAGCTCTCTCTCCCCTGTTGGGCCACACTCCCTGGGACACCGCTGGGCTGCAGGGCTCATGTCTGGTGTGGTGGAGGCTGTGGCACTCAGCCCCCTTGAAAGGGTGCAAAATGTGCTCCAGGATGGTCGCAAGCAAGCTCGCTTCCCCAGCACCTTCAGCATTCTCAAGGAATTCAACTCTTATGGGCTTTGGGGGCGGCTGTCACTGGGCTACTATCGTGGTTTCTGGCCTGTCCTTGTCAGGAACAGCCTGGGGagtgctttatatttttctttcaaagaccCCATCCAGGAGGGCTTGGCAGAGCAAGGCCTACCCCATTGGGTTCCTGCCTTGGTGTCTGGTAGTGTCAATGGAACAATCACCTGCCTAGTTCTATATCCTCTGATTGTGCTGGTTGCCAATATGCAGTCCCATATTGGCTGGCAGAGCATGCCAAGCCTGTGGGCCTCTGCCCAGAATGTGTGGGACACTCGCGGCCGAAAGTTGCTCTTGATCTACCGTGGAGGTTCCCTGGTCATCCTAAGATCCAGCGTGACGTGGGGCCTCACTACAGCAATCCATGACTTCCTGCAGAGAAAGTCTCACTCCAGGAAAGAGCTGAAGATTGACTAG